From Acidovorax sp. FHTAMBA, one genomic window encodes:
- a CDS encoding CusA/CzcA family heavy metal efflux RND transporter: MFEKLIRFSIEQRWLVLLAALGMAALGVFSYQKLPIDAVPDITNVQVQINTQAAGYSPLETEQRVTYPIETVMAGLPNLEQTRSLSRYGLSQVTVIFKDGTDIYFARQLVNERIQEARDKLPAGITPALGPISTGLGEIYLWTVETKDGAKKPDGSPYTATDLREIQDWIIKPQLRNVPGVTEINSIGGFAKEYQIAPIPERLASLGVTLQDVVTALDRNNGNVGAGYIEKRGEQYLIRAPGQVKSLEDIGNVILSSANGVPVRVRDVAEVGIGRELRTGAATDNGREVVLGTVFMLIGENSRTVSQAVDKKMLEVNKSLPEGVHAVTVYDRTVLVDKAISTVRKNLLEGAVLVIVILFLFLGNIRAAIITAMVIPLSMLFTFTGMVHYKVSANLMSLGALDFGIIIDGAVVIVENCVRRLAHAQAHHGRPLTRAERFHEVFLASQESRRPLLFGQLIIMVVYLPIFALTGVEGKMFHPMAFTVVAALLGAMILSVTFIPAAVALFIGNRVSEKENFLLGYAKRLYAPLLDRVMGAKTLVLTIAAVAVVLCGLIATRMGSEFVPNLNEGDFAIQALRIPGTSLSQSVQMQQQIERTLKEKFPEIERIFARTGTAEIASDPMPPNISDGYIMLKPVDEWPEPRKTRDELLAAIQEVLGKIPGNNYEFSQPIQLRFNELISGVRSDVAVKIFGDDMDVLNKSAEEVSAMLQKIQGSSEVKVEQTTGLPMLTVNIDRQKAARYGLNVADIQDTVATAIGGREAGTMFEGDRRFDILVRLPETLRNDLEGMKRLPIPLPRSASGTEAKTNFIPLGEVATFELAPGPNQVSRENGKRRIVVSTNVRGRDVGSFVAEAEQGLAQIKIPTGYWTSWGGTFENLQSATKRLQIVVPVSLLLVFVLLFAMFGNAKDGLLVFTGIPFALTGGILALWLRDIPMSISAAVGFIALSGVAVLNGLVMISYIRSLREGGVGLDEAIRDGALTRLRPVLMTALVASLGFIPMAIATGTGAEVQRPLATVVIGGILSSTLLTLLVLPILYRLAHRPDEEDEDVSAEPSHPPDVSAPV, translated from the coding sequence ATGTTTGAAAAACTCATTCGATTCTCGATCGAGCAGCGATGGTTGGTGCTTCTAGCGGCCCTGGGCATGGCGGCGCTTGGCGTCTTCAGCTACCAAAAGCTGCCTATCGATGCGGTCCCTGACATCACGAACGTCCAGGTTCAGATCAACACCCAGGCCGCAGGCTACTCGCCTTTGGAGACTGAGCAGCGGGTTACATACCCCATTGAGACGGTCATGGCTGGCCTGCCAAACCTGGAGCAGACCAGGTCGCTTTCGCGGTACGGTCTGTCGCAGGTGACCGTCATTTTTAAAGACGGAACCGACATCTATTTTGCTCGGCAGCTCGTCAACGAGCGTATCCAGGAGGCGCGCGACAAGCTGCCTGCCGGCATCACGCCAGCGCTGGGGCCCATCTCGACCGGGCTGGGCGAAATCTATCTCTGGACTGTCGAAACCAAGGACGGGGCGAAGAAGCCCGATGGCTCACCCTATACCGCAACAGACCTGCGCGAGATTCAGGACTGGATCATCAAGCCACAGCTGCGAAATGTTCCTGGCGTGACCGAGATCAATTCCATTGGCGGCTTTGCCAAGGAATACCAGATCGCGCCAATCCCTGAACGCCTGGCTTCTCTGGGCGTGACACTGCAGGATGTGGTCACTGCGCTGGACCGCAACAACGGCAATGTGGGCGCGGGCTATATCGAAAAGCGTGGCGAGCAGTATCTGATTCGTGCACCTGGTCAGGTGAAGTCGCTTGAAGACATCGGTAACGTGATCCTCAGCAGCGCCAACGGTGTTCCTGTGCGCGTTCGCGACGTGGCAGAAGTTGGCATTGGCCGGGAACTGCGCACAGGTGCTGCAACAGACAACGGACGCGAAGTGGTCCTCGGCACGGTGTTCATGCTGATCGGCGAGAACAGCCGGACTGTCTCGCAGGCGGTGGACAAGAAGATGTTGGAAGTCAACAAGAGCCTCCCAGAGGGGGTACACGCGGTGACAGTCTACGACCGTACCGTGCTTGTTGACAAAGCCATCAGTACGGTGAGGAAGAACCTGCTGGAAGGCGCGGTTCTGGTGATCGTGATCCTGTTCCTCTTCCTGGGCAACATTAGGGCCGCAATCATTACCGCGATGGTCATCCCCTTGTCGATGCTCTTCACGTTCACCGGGATGGTTCACTACAAGGTGAGTGCCAACCTGATGAGCCTGGGAGCCCTGGACTTCGGCATCATCATCGACGGTGCTGTCGTGATCGTGGAGAACTGCGTGCGGCGACTTGCCCACGCACAAGCGCACCACGGTCGGCCACTGACGCGGGCCGAGCGCTTCCATGAGGTGTTTTTGGCATCCCAGGAGTCACGCCGCCCATTGCTGTTCGGACAGCTCATCATCATGGTTGTGTATCTGCCGATCTTCGCGCTCACGGGCGTCGAAGGAAAGATGTTTCACCCGATGGCATTCACGGTGGTCGCCGCACTGCTGGGCGCGATGATTCTGTCGGTGACATTCATCCCGGCAGCGGTGGCCCTTTTCATCGGCAATCGGGTCAGCGAGAAGGAGAATTTTCTCCTTGGCTACGCCAAACGCCTCTATGCCCCGCTGCTTGATCGCGTGATGGGTGCCAAAACGCTGGTTCTCACCATTGCCGCTGTTGCAGTAGTCCTGTGCGGGTTGATCGCGACCCGCATGGGCAGCGAGTTTGTGCCCAATCTAAATGAAGGCGACTTTGCGATCCAGGCGCTGCGCATCCCAGGTACCAGCCTTTCCCAGTCAGTCCAAATGCAGCAGCAGATTGAAAGGACCTTGAAAGAGAAATTCCCCGAGATCGAGCGCATTTTCGCCAGAACCGGTACTGCGGAGATTGCCTCGGACCCCATGCCGCCGAACATTTCGGACGGGTACATCATGCTCAAGCCCGTGGACGAATGGCCTGAGCCGCGCAAGACCCGAGACGAGTTGCTTGCCGCAATTCAGGAAGTCCTGGGCAAAATTCCTGGCAACAACTACGAGTTCTCCCAGCCCATTCAGTTGCGCTTCAACGAGCTGATTTCGGGTGTGCGAAGCGACGTGGCGGTAAAGATTTTCGGTGACGACATGGACGTGTTGAACAAGTCCGCCGAAGAGGTCTCCGCAATGCTGCAGAAGATCCAGGGGTCATCCGAGGTGAAGGTCGAGCAAACAACAGGCCTTCCGATGCTCACGGTGAACATCGACCGCCAGAAGGCTGCACGCTATGGCCTTAACGTCGCCGACATCCAAGACACCGTGGCCACCGCCATCGGTGGTCGCGAGGCGGGCACCATGTTCGAGGGAGACCGCCGGTTTGACATCCTGGTTCGCTTGCCTGAGACCCTGCGTAACGACCTGGAAGGGATGAAACGGCTCCCTATTCCGCTGCCGCGTTCTGCCAGTGGCACGGAGGCCAAGACGAACTTCATCCCCTTGGGCGAGGTCGCGACTTTCGAACTTGCACCCGGCCCCAACCAGGTGAGCCGCGAAAACGGCAAGCGGCGCATCGTCGTAAGCACCAACGTGCGCGGGCGCGATGTGGGTTCCTTTGTGGCAGAGGCCGAGCAAGGCCTGGCCCAGATCAAGATTCCTACCGGCTACTGGACGAGCTGGGGTGGAACCTTCGAGAACCTGCAATCGGCCACGAAGCGCCTGCAGATCGTTGTGCCTGTGTCTCTGCTGCTGGTTTTCGTGCTGCTGTTCGCAATGTTCGGCAATGCCAAGGACGGTTTGCTGGTATTCACAGGCATCCCGTTCGCTTTGACGGGGGGCATTCTGGCGCTTTGGCTTCGGGATATCCCGATGTCCATCTCCGCGGCCGTTGGCTTCATCGCGCTCTCTGGGGTGGCAGTGCTCAACGGGCTGGTGATGATTTCCTATATCCGCAGCTTGAGGGAGGGCGGCGTTGGACTTGACGAAGCGATCCGGGATGGTGCGTTGACCCGGTTGCGCCCCGTGCTGATGACTGCCCTGGTGGCCTCGCTGGGCTTCATTCCCATGGCCATTGCGACGGGCACCGGCGCTGAAGTCCAGCGTCCCCTGGCCACCGTAGTGATCGGCGGAATTCTTTCTTCTACGCTGCTCACGCTTCTCGTGCTGCCGATTCTTTACCGTCTGGCCCACCGGCCCGACGAGGAAGATGAGGACGTGTCTGCTGAGCCCTCGCATCCCCCGGACGTGTCCGCTCCCGTGTAG
- the cadR gene encoding Cd(II)/Pb(II)-responsive transcriptional regulator, whose protein sequence is MQIKDLALATGVDIETIRYYEKQGLLPEPPRRDNGYRSYEAEHVQRLSFIRHCRALDMPLADVNRLLGFVDKPDTHCGDVDVLVDDQLARVRARLKSMRALEKQLLQLRSRCSGSGEAQHCGILDELVSAAHEESCVCHPR, encoded by the coding sequence ATGCAGATCAAAGACTTGGCCCTTGCGACGGGCGTGGATATTGAAACCATCCGTTACTACGAAAAGCAGGGGCTGCTGCCCGAACCCCCGCGGCGTGACAACGGCTACCGAAGTTATGAAGCGGAGCACGTGCAGCGCCTATCTTTCATCCGCCACTGCCGTGCCCTGGACATGCCATTAGCAGATGTGAATCGACTGCTGGGTTTTGTGGACAAGCCCGACACGCACTGCGGCGATGTGGACGTTCTTGTGGACGATCAACTGGCTCGCGTACGCGCCAGGCTCAAGAGCATGCGGGCGCTAGAAAAGCAGTTGCTGCAGCTACGCTCACGCTGCTCGGGCAGTGGAGAGGCTCAGCACTGTGGGATTCTTGACGAACTTGTGTCCGCTGCACACGAGGAGTCGTGCGTCTGCCATCCACGCTGA
- a CDS encoding DUF3703 domain-containing protein, which translates to MPTSVESSGDSRFDGAAFAKLVQGAKAASSAEQAWPYLEAAHVVGQLHLKSHLQTHAEMCNLAVRTRDWPEVAGQLLRLALVPLGHLSGRLPIGNPGRATVSAFEPLPVRPELAELITKARNQ; encoded by the coding sequence ATGCCCACGTCAGTTGAGTCATCGGGCGACAGCCGATTTGACGGCGCCGCGTTCGCCAAGTTGGTTCAGGGCGCGAAAGCTGCATCCTCCGCAGAGCAGGCCTGGCCTTACCTGGAGGCGGCCCACGTCGTGGGGCAACTGCACCTCAAATCTCACCTGCAGACCCACGCAGAGATGTGTAACTTAGCAGTGCGAACTCGAGATTGGCCAGAGGTGGCAGGGCAGTTGCTCAGGCTGGCGTTGGTGCCACTGGGCCACCTAAGCGGCCGCCTCCCGATAGGCAACCCTGGGCGGGCTACGGTGAGCGCGTTCGAGCCCTTGCCTGTGCGCCCCGAGTTGGCTGAGTTGATAACCAAAGCTCGCAATCAGTAA
- a CDS encoding site-specific integrase: MDGLVLPVHLSGERGRNRAQGLPQVAANDDRSAVLAWLARYKDSPATLASYRKEAERLLLWCVHQYGKALSDLTHEDFLVYESFLEDPQPVDRWVMQVAQKAPRSSPHWRPFAKPLDRQSQRQALSILNSLFNWLVQAGYLAGNPLALRRRKSVARPAKTSRFLPHEHWAQVRATIESLPTGTPRLALQAARYRWLFSLLYIGGLRISEVCNNSMGDFYWRRGADGHERWWLEIRGKGDKTRAIPATDELVSELMRYRNARNLALLPREGDTLPLLLPLIGGCRPMGRSGVHELIKDIFRKTAARLRNLGTDHEAAAAHVEQASAHWMRHTAGTHQSDNMDLKAVRDNLGHANIATTSIYLHTEDDTRHDQTSNAHKLGWSV, translated from the coding sequence TTGGACGGCTTGGTGCTACCCGTTCATCTTTCCGGAGAGCGTGGCCGAAATCGGGCCCAGGGCCTGCCCCAGGTCGCGGCCAATGACGACCGCTCTGCAGTTTTGGCTTGGCTGGCGCGCTACAAGGATTCACCGGCCACGCTGGCCAGCTATCGAAAGGAGGCGGAAAGACTGCTGCTTTGGTGCGTACACCAGTATGGAAAGGCCCTGTCCGATCTGACCCACGAGGATTTCCTGGTCTACGAGTCCTTTCTGGAAGATCCCCAACCGGTTGATCGATGGGTCATGCAGGTCGCGCAGAAGGCGCCGAGGTCTTCGCCCCACTGGCGTCCGTTCGCCAAGCCACTGGACCGGCAAAGCCAGCGCCAGGCACTCTCGATCCTCAACAGCCTCTTCAACTGGCTGGTTCAAGCCGGGTATCTGGCGGGCAACCCCTTAGCTCTGCGCCGCCGCAAATCTGTGGCGCGACCGGCCAAGACCAGCAGGTTCCTGCCACACGAGCACTGGGCGCAAGTACGCGCAACGATTGAGTCCCTTCCCACTGGCACGCCTCGCCTCGCTCTCCAAGCGGCCCGATATCGGTGGCTCTTCTCGCTCCTCTACATCGGTGGCCTGCGGATTTCTGAGGTCTGCAACAACTCGATGGGAGATTTTTACTGGCGTCGCGGAGCAGACGGGCATGAACGCTGGTGGCTGGAGATACGAGGAAAAGGGGACAAAACGCGGGCGATTCCGGCGACCGATGAGTTAGTGTCAGAGTTGATGCGTTACAGGAATGCACGCAACTTGGCCCTACTACCACGAGAGGGAGATACGCTCCCACTGCTGTTGCCCCTTATTGGTGGATGTCGCCCCATGGGACGCAGTGGCGTGCACGAATTGATTAAGGACATTTTCCGTAAAACGGCAGCGCGCCTGCGAAACCTAGGCACTGACCACGAGGCAGCAGCGGCCCATGTGGAACAGGCCTCCGCCCACTGGATGCGCCATACGGCAGGCACTCACCAAAGCGACAATATGGACCTCAAGGCCGTGCGCGACAACCTGGGGCACGCAAACATCGCCACCACCAGTATTTATTTGCACACGGAAGATGACACGCGCCATGATCAGACCAGCAACGCACACAAGCTGGGCTGGTCAGTTTGA
- a CDS encoding ISL3 family transposase — protein sequence MGVGIEALFTSALGLQEPWSVEKVELDTARRRIDFELTCKANRLTCPHCQAAGQGVHDRLKRQWRHLDFFQYEAWLHAQVPRIACTACGKTTQMEVPWAREGSGFTALFEALALSLCQTLPVRQAAALLRCADKALWRRIEYYVNQARALDDMSTVRTVGIDETSLRKGQNYITVVHDLDAKRLLFACEGRDHQSVVDFAADLKAHAGDPAQIEHVCQDMSAAYAKGVALALPNAQISYDRFHVIAMANEAMDGVRRQEMSTQPQAIKEALGDNDRKLLKSLAWGMRRNPGDWSARQTSAMHWLQRCTLKSARAWRLKMALRAVYASAAAGNDREHASKELKGWLSWARRSRLEPFRKLAKTLSERFDAVVRGMLDSRSNAYVEAMNGLLQQAKRAARGFRTASHFIAIAYLRMSRLEHLPLNPLQPALPQADGWVHRCL from the coding sequence ATGGGTGTTGGCATTGAGGCGCTGTTCACCAGCGCACTGGGTTTGCAGGAGCCGTGGAGCGTTGAGAAAGTGGAACTGGACACCGCACGTCGGCGCATCGACTTCGAGCTCACCTGCAAGGCCAATCGCCTGACGTGCCCCCATTGCCAGGCTGCAGGGCAAGGCGTGCATGACCGGCTCAAGCGCCAATGGCGGCACCTGGACTTCTTTCAGTACGAGGCCTGGCTGCACGCCCAGGTACCGCGCATTGCCTGCACGGCCTGCGGCAAGACGACGCAGATGGAGGTGCCCTGGGCACGCGAAGGCAGCGGCTTTACTGCCTTGTTTGAAGCTCTGGCCTTGTCTCTGTGCCAGACGCTGCCGGTGCGCCAGGCGGCTGCACTGCTGCGCTGTGCGGACAAGGCGCTGTGGCGGCGTATCGAGTACTACGTCAATCAGGCCCGCGCCCTGGACGACATGAGCACGGTGCGCACGGTGGGGATCGACGAGACCAGCCTGCGCAAGGGACAGAACTACATCACCGTGGTGCACGACCTCGATGCCAAGCGACTGTTGTTTGCTTGCGAGGGGCGTGATCACCAAAGCGTGGTGGACTTCGCTGCCGACCTCAAGGCACACGCAGGCGATCCAGCCCAGATCGAACATGTCTGCCAGGACATGAGTGCGGCCTACGCCAAGGGCGTAGCACTGGCCTTGCCCAATGCCCAGATCAGTTACGACCGCTTCCATGTGATTGCCATGGCCAACGAGGCGATGGATGGGGTGCGGCGCCAAGAGATGAGCACCCAGCCCCAGGCGATCAAGGAGGCCTTGGGCGACAACGACCGCAAGCTGCTCAAGAGTTTGGCCTGGGGTATGCGCCGCAATCCCGGGGACTGGAGCGCCAGGCAAACCAGCGCGATGCACTGGCTTCAGCGCTGCACGCTCAAGAGTGCGCGGGCGTGGCGCCTGAAGATGGCACTGCGCGCGGTCTACGCCAGTGCAGCGGCGGGCAACGACAGGGAGCATGCCAGCAAGGAATTGAAGGGCTGGCTGAGCTGGGCGCGGCGCAGCCGCCTGGAGCCGTTCCGCAAACTGGCCAAGACCTTGAGCGAACGATTCGACGCGGTCGTGCGCGGGATGCTGGACAGTCGCAGCAACGCCTATGTGGAGGCCATGAACGGCTTGCTGCAGCAGGCCAAGCGAGCTGCCAGGGGCTTCAGAACCGCCAGCCACTTCATTGCCATCGCGTATTTGCGCATGTCCAGGCTCGAGCATTTGCCGCTCAATCCGCTGCAACCAGCATTGCCGCAGGCTGATGGATGGGTGCATCGGTGTCTTTGA
- a CDS encoding DNA-binding protein gives MSEESEIQAEVEALRERFSDTKALYREVCALLFFRYGITPTASKLYQHVRKGSMSAPAEALAKFWEDLRGKARVEIDHPDLPEALKEAAGQAVSVLWTQATELARGELAVLRVEAHAEAQSAQADLKEALQRSAVLETQIQTAQTKVTELETRAQALAAELEQERRAHAASTARGEALSRQVDELKLEQSKSRQHFSAELEKGRAAIDEAAQRSTEAEHRALREIDRERTARAQAEKQLEQLRGKLTETERDCHAKLLEANAAQSRLAAEAAGARASLAEITRAHQAQSAELQQALQAVAQHKAEAGTLRELVEQFRPTQKSSRKSVVVKHQKSSEQASGESRVTRRYKKE, from the coding sequence ATGAGCGAAGAATCCGAAATCCAAGCCGAAGTTGAAGCCCTGCGGGAGCGTTTCAGCGATACGAAAGCGTTGTACCGCGAGGTTTGCGCGTTGCTGTTCTTCCGATACGGCATCACGCCCACAGCCAGCAAGCTCTATCAGCATGTGCGCAAGGGCTCCATGAGCGCCCCGGCCGAAGCGCTGGCCAAGTTCTGGGAGGATCTGCGCGGCAAGGCCCGGGTGGAGATCGATCACCCCGACTTACCGGAGGCGCTTAAAGAGGCCGCAGGCCAGGCGGTCAGCGTGCTGTGGACCCAGGCAACGGAGTTGGCACGCGGGGAGCTTGCGGTCCTGCGCGTCGAGGCACACGCAGAAGCCCAGAGTGCTCAGGCAGACCTGAAGGAGGCTCTGCAGCGAAGCGCCGTCCTGGAGACCCAGATACAGACCGCACAGACCAAAGTCACCGAACTGGAGACCCGAGCTCAGGCCCTTGCTGCAGAGCTTGAGCAGGAACGGCGTGCGCACGCTGCGAGCACAGCGAGAGGTGAGGCGCTGTCCAGGCAGGTGGATGAGCTGAAGCTGGAGCAATCGAAGAGCAGGCAGCATTTCAGCGCCGAGTTGGAAAAAGGACGTGCAGCTATTGATGAAGCCGCCCAGCGATCTACCGAAGCGGAGCACCGGGCGCTTCGGGAAATTGACCGAGAGCGAACCGCGCGTGCCCAGGCGGAAAAGCAATTGGAGCAATTGCGAGGCAAGCTGACAGAGACCGAACGCGACTGTCACGCCAAACTACTCGAAGCCAATGCTGCACAGAGCAGGTTGGCGGCAGAAGCAGCCGGTGCTCGCGCCTCCTTGGCCGAAATTACCAGGGCGCACCAGGCGCAATCGGCCGAGCTACAGCAAGCTCTTCAGGCAGTTGCACAGCACAAGGCCGAAGCTGGCACCTTGCGTGAACTGGTGGAGCAGTTCAGACCGACGCAGAAATCTTCTCGAAAAAGCGTGGTGGTGAAGCACCAGAAGTCAAGTGAGCAGGCCTCTGGCGAGTCAAGGGTGACGCGTCGATACAAGAAGGAATAA